The genomic stretch TGAAGTCTTCTCAGCAGGAATCTCATATCTCATTTCAGCTCCATTTCAGCCACAATACTCAAGAAAAATGCTACAAAGCCATCACTctatctgtcttttctttcgGCTGGTAACATGTTATCAAAGCCTCCAGTGCCAGAGCTGAGAAAATGACAGTTTGAACTTACCTTGTGTTGAGGTCTCAAAGTGTTGTTTCTTTTGCTGATGAGCTTGCTTCACGCTTTCTGGTAGTCCTCTCTCGGTCCGACAATCCCTTTATATAGAGCTGCTAATCCCATCAGATGGTCACTaagtcattcattcatgtgCCAACTCTGCTCTTTCCACTTCTGTACCAGCTCAGCCGCTAATAGACGGGTTAAGGGATAACCAGATATAGATAAAAGGTGTTTTTCCAGTCAGATGTGTGTCTGTCAACCTGTGAATTCAACAAAATTACAGAGGTGTCATTTATCGAAAGCAGAGAGTGACAGTAATTATCACGATGATCAAGTTGACGCCAAAAAATGTGCTGACAGAAATTCATTGTCTGTGTGTCTATCTGTCACAGCCCACCACATGCAGCAGTGTGTTaaccacacacactgctgcagcccTCTGAATCATGATTTGAACGCCTCATGTTCAGTTCAACAACGTCTTTATGGCACATGTAACCACATCTTGGTTTAGTcataaaaattgtgttttactctatgtgaagtaaattaatgtatttgtttttactaCATAAACTggaaaaactgaacaaacaagtgAAAATATGATGCAAGGAAAACATTAAATTGAGAAAATATTAAAGCTTAATTAACTAAAAGTGCACTCAATGGCTTGAAGCCTGCCCTGAAGGCTTTTATGAATAATTAATTGATAAACCATAATCTTACTTTCCTGCTTTTGACAGCtctcttctttttgtctttgtttttaccATGTAGCATCTCAGAAGCACTGTGTTCCATAAAACTTTATATGTCTGATGAGATAAGCAGTAGATTTATTGTCGTGAATTTTAATTTCTGATGTAATTGACATcactttacctttttttttttttttttttttaaatatataaaggTTCCAAGAGACGGAGGTCAGTCGAGACAAAGCAAGCATTTCTTTGGGGGCCCTCAAAGAAATTTAAGAACAAGGGCCCCCCCGACAgccacattttaaatgtttaaatgaaaagtaaatTTTTAGTAGTTAGTTTTGTGCATTGAGAGATTGTCTTTCAATCtctcagtgatgtcacaaatcatgcccATAGGCCCACCTCAATCTTATTTTATACTGAGCTcagagaaaatgtacattttagcTGATGAATCTGAATACAGCCGtctagtgtcaaactctgcataCATCATTCTACAccgtgaagctcaaacattcagctgtagGAGCAAGAAACACTTTTGAGTTAATAgacttatttttttcaattcttGAAAAAGATCCTTCTGATGAGAGACATAAGAAGAGCAATCTCCCAATAATACATGCACCCTCAGATACAGACCTCATTTTTCATTGTTCACACATCATAATAGAATCATTTACTTTGACGATCATTGTTCTCTTGTCTTTGTGTTCAAACATGATGGAAGTTTTCAGAAACGTcaagaaagcagcagcagcaatcaCAGATTATGAAATACTGAGCTATACATTCAGATTATTTGTAAACAAGCATGTGTCCTAAAGCAGCCTGCACGAGGATCTGGGGCATGTGATGTAAGAGCAGCGACATGAGCTCCATGCCTGTGATCAATCACTAATTAAAGAGCACTTAACAGTTCAGCTCTTAAGCTCTCATCGCATGGCTTGGACCCAGGTGACAGCGGGACAATACTGGGTTATCAACAACCAACTAAAGTGAAAGATTATCAATGTgagacatgaagaaatgtgtcTGAGGGtggtgaaatataaaaaaaaacatgtactttTGGTTTGGTTACTGCACCCAAATCTTCACTTGTGTTATTTGATGAAGAAAAGATTAATTTTAAGTCAACTTTCTACTTTTTTCCAGTTTCAGAATGTTTTTATCAGCTGATACGATGTGTGGGATTTGGGAAAGCTCTGGTAAAAACTAGTAAGTGGACCCTGGGTCAAGATTTTTCGATCAAACAATTATTTGCAAGGTCaagaaaaagcatttttaaaaagactgtGAACTGAATAGATATTCTACAACACCATCAAACTCTAAAATGCAACCGTTCAGAAAACAATATGTTCATTATTCAGGACCAAAAAAGAAGTCATGTTGTTCACTGAGTCCAATTTAGTTTTTCTCTGACATGGTGTCATTATGTAAATTCCAAAAAAATCCTCACATGGCCAGACACATTAGTCGTTCCTTTGAGCCCTCTACTTAGTCTTTTAGAGCCCAGAGGCCAATTAGAGGATGGggcttaaaagaaaaaacagtacAGAAAGTTGTGGATGAGCATGTCAGTGGGATTAGAAGGGGTAAGTATATAAGGAGGGAGTGGGGCTGAGACCAGAAAGACCCAGACCAACAGAGACTTTCAAGAGAAGCAGAACTAACTGCAAGAACAGGTAAGATCCAACTCACACCTTCACTCTGCTGCAAGCTTCGGTTGACTTTCCAATTCTGCCTAATGGAAGGACAGAGCATAGAACATGAGAGGCCAGAGATGGGAGCTCAGATGATTCTGTGAGACGCACATGACAGGAATGTGATCTCTGAATTCTTTAAGATAAATTATCTTCTAGATGAAGAGCCAGGTTTGTTCTGTAGCTTTTTCTCCACTTTATATTTGTGGTGTGTGCATATTTTAATGCAGTGCACAATCTTGACTGTCTCTTTGACCAATAGTTTTCCTCTCTAAGACAGTTTACAAATACTCTAACACAAGATGTACTGaattaatttgactttttaCCTTTTGGGTCTGGGGACACCTCAGAACACCTTTTAATCTGAAGGTTTAAGGCATATTTAAATTAAAGATCCTGCACATGACTGGAACCTTCCTCAAAAAAGTCCCTCTTGTAATTTAAAGAAATACTCTCAGGGAAGGTCCAGAAGGACAGAATCATCAGTAGGATAAACAAACTGTGATGCTGCACAACAACAGCTGTGTGGGGGATCTTCTATCTTCGTGACTGAACTGAGACTTTCGAACATACCTGCATTTGAGTTAGTTGTATGTATGAATATCTTCTTATTGCCataaactaaactgaaaacaaagaaatgaccAGAGACGTGTATATCAGTGCTTGAAAAGCCTGatttaatgtgaatgtttgaAGTAGAGGGATGATCTGTGGTTGTTGTCCTTTTCAACACATCTGATGTCAGTTCTGCAGCTTTACTACCATGTGGCACATATCAAACTATTCCTTCCATGGTGGTTTGGTGCATTGTTCTCCTCCAATCTTAACTACTCTTCGGTCAGTAAATGTTGGCTCTCTGATGGTTTATGTTCTATAATTGGGCTGAGATTAAGATCTCAAGAGACAATCCTGGTTTAATGAAGGTAAAATATATTCTAAAGATGGCTTTTATTATTTAGACCCGCCCTTAATGAAAGCTGCCAAGAGTTTACTTCTTTTGTGATTTAGTGCTGCGTAAACAAAGTTGGCCTGACTTTTACCACttaatgtttttgaaataaaacaaattccCTTAGTTGTGCTGATGCTCACTAGAAGAATATTACACAGACGTAGTTGTACAATGGTCATATCTGGCTttgaaaatataatattttttcaaatctaTCAGGATTTGAAAATTAAAGATTAACTGAGCTTGTCAACACCTTTTGTTTGCATGTTCCAAGGGGCCATCTGTGAGGTCAGAGTTTATTTCTGTCCAAAGCACTGCTGAGCTTTCCCATTAAAATAAGATCAGAGAAAGGTCAGAGAAAAGTCGGATTAGGGATGATTGAAAATTAGTTGTTCAGTGGGAAAATCTCACATGTCCAGTGAGTGTGTTGACTTCAGACTAAATCTGGCATTAGGTGAACTTAGTGATATTCTGGTCTCAAGATGTTCAGTCTGTAACTTTGCCAAGATTAATCTTTAAAGCCAAAGAGTAAAAATAGACAAAGCTGTTTGTGTAACTGGGTCTTAAGGAGCAGTAGCTTTAGTCTATAAATTGACCTCACCTGCAGGTGTTATATCATCGGAGCAGTGGGACTtattgggggaggaggagaaatgtTCTTACATATGAAGGCTAATTGGatgttgttttcctctttttctcctgcaGTAACTCATCGAAATGGCAGACACAGCCGTTGCAGCTCCCGCCGACAAGAAGGCCCCACCCAAATTCAAGCAGAGGACTGCACGTACCTTCAAGAGCAAGGCCCCTAAGCCAGGCCAGAAGGGGTAAGATGGATTTTAATGCTCCCGTTGTTGTATTGGTGATTTTACTTAAGTTAAGGATCAGGCTACCCCGTCTGCAACAAATCAGATTAAATAACTCAAGTGAAACGTCCACAGGAAATTGAAACattattttgtttcctgtttcagatTCGGAGACGACATCCCCGGCATGGAGGGCCTTGGCACAGACATCACAGTGGTTTGCCCCTGGGAAGCCTTCGGTGACATGGAGCTCAGCGACCTGGCGAAATACGGAATTGTCTAGAAAAACCCCACCAGGTCTTCTCCACAACGGTTTCCTCCCTGTACTGATTATCCTTCGCCCAGTCTTCCTCTCTCGCCCTGTTCTCCCTCACCTCCCACAATATCTGACCTGATGTCCTTTGTTGTGTCCATATTAGTTTTGGTGAAATGCTTCGCCAAAGCTAATTTAAAATTGgcaaatgtcatttaaaaagttatatattttaattatttatatatGCTTCACTGAGGTGTCTCTGCTTGAAGCAAACAACCCCAGCTACCTACCCCATCCTTTGCACTTGGCTGGACTAAACCTGTGAACAGGTTTGATCGCTGTTTCTACAATGGCTGACCTCTGATCCTCTCTCCTACTCTGCCTTTTCCGATCCATGAACCACCCTCTCTTTGGAGCTATACTATTATTTTAATGCACTGCTGCTGATGAgacataaatgtatttttatttttatgaaatgaatgtaaaatTGTGCGCAAAATTGATATGGGACTGTTGAGCAGTTGAGTAGAAGTATCAATAAATATATTTCCCCAAAGATATGTTGTCAGTGTTACTTCATCATTCATCCAGGAACAAACAATGGAAGAGAACGCCTATAAAGAAATACCAACATATATAAAATGTGCATGATTAAGTATCCAGTGGATAAGATTTTATTTAGGAGATCTATCGGCAGAcatggaatataatattcatgatCATTTTTAAATGGTGCATAGGCCGTAGGAGAAGGTGAGGTACTCAGGTTGTTCGCAGTAACCTCACCATGAGATGCCAtcaaatcctacacactggtccTTTAAGACAGCTTGGCCAATAGTGACACTAGCAAATGTGAGCATGCCATAAATGGTGGAAACATTAACATCGTAAACATGAGGCTGCTAAGCACTGGGATGTTTGTGTTCTGAGCATGTTGTCATGCACAAAACACTGCTGTACCTATTATGCACTTCTCACTAGCACGACAGTAGACTCTTAGG from Sparus aurata chromosome 1, fSpaAur1.1, whole genome shotgun sequence encodes the following:
- the LOC115592101 gene encoding retinal cone rhodopsin-sensitive cGMP 3',5'-cyclic phosphodiesterase subunit gamma-like yields the protein MADTAVAAPADKKAPPKFKQRTARTFKSKAPKPGQKGFGDDIPGMEGLGTDITVVCPWEAFGDMELSDLAKYGIV